One region of Collinsella aerofaciens ATCC 25986 genomic DNA includes:
- a CDS encoding MupG family TIM beta-alpha barrel fold protein gives MKTGISIYLSSPLQDIERTIEHGAAAGARYAFTSLHIPEDGGAAYADKVRHVLSLLSARGIALIADVGPRTCDLLGLERIEDLRDLGLEYLRLDYGFSAQRVAELSGVFRIVVNASTVSSDEIASWREAGADVTRFAACHNFYPKPYTGLALEDVARTNLRLAALGFEIMAFVPGDANVRGPVFEGLPTVEAQRGRASKVALNMLELAHGADCDIVLVGDPDLSDAGWAQFAQVSAGYVDLQCELEPGYAYVRGQIHHDRPDSSVLIFRSQESRTTLKPDSVPTDSGAGLPRKAGSIAVSNSGYGRYEGELEIARVDLPGDERMNVAGHITPEAMELLPFIKRGFGVRFV, from the coding sequence GTGAAAACGGGTATTTCGATTTATCTTTCCAGCCCTCTGCAGGATATTGAGCGGACGATTGAACATGGTGCCGCGGCGGGTGCGCGCTATGCGTTCACCTCGCTGCATATTCCCGAGGATGGGGGAGCGGCGTATGCCGATAAGGTCCGTCATGTGCTGTCGCTGCTTTCCGCCCGCGGCATTGCGCTCATTGCCGATGTGGGGCCTCGCACGTGCGATTTGCTCGGGCTTGAGCGCATTGAGGACCTGCGCGATCTGGGGTTGGAATACCTTCGTTTGGACTATGGCTTTAGCGCCCAGCGGGTCGCGGAGCTGTCCGGTGTATTTCGCATTGTGGTCAATGCATCGACGGTGAGTTCTGATGAAATCGCATCGTGGCGTGAGGCCGGTGCCGATGTGACTCGTTTTGCCGCCTGCCACAATTTTTACCCCAAGCCTTATACCGGTTTAGCTCTTGAAGATGTTGCTCGGACGAATCTTCGTCTTGCGGCGCTTGGATTCGAAATCATGGCTTTTGTGCCGGGTGATGCTAACGTTCGCGGGCCGGTTTTCGAGGGACTGCCGACGGTCGAGGCGCAGCGCGGTCGCGCGTCAAAGGTTGCTCTCAATATGCTTGAGCTTGCACATGGCGCCGATTGCGACATTGTGTTGGTCGGCGACCCCGATCTATCCGATGCGGGCTGGGCGCAGTTTGCTCAAGTTTCCGCCGGATACGTGGACCTGCAATGCGAGCTTGAGCCCGGTTATGCCTATGTGCGCGGGCAGATTCATCACGACCGGCCCGACTCGAGCGTCCTCATCTTTAGGTCTCAGGAGTCACGTACGACGCTTAAGCCGGATTCCGTGCCGACAGATTCCGGAGCCGGCCTGCCGCGAAAGGCGGGGTCGATCGCTGTGAGCAATAGCGGATATGGGCGCTACGAAGGCGAGCTTGAGATTGCGCGGGTCGATCTTCCCGGTGACGAGCGCATGAACGTTGCGGGCCATATCACGCCCGAGGCAATGGAGCTGCTGCCGTTCATCAAACGCGGATTCGGGGTACGGTTCGTTTAG
- a CDS encoding arsenate reductase family protein translates to MTVLFVEYPKCSTCKKAKAWLDEHGVEYIDRDIVLDNPTADELATWIARSGLPVRRFFNSSGMKYRELGLKARLDAGMTDRECYELLATDGMLVKRPLLVGDDFAIPGFREAAWAEALL, encoded by the coding sequence ATGACCGTACTGTTTGTTGAATATCCCAAGTGCTCGACCTGTAAGAAGGCCAAGGCATGGCTGGACGAACATGGGGTAGAGTATATCGATCGCGATATCGTTTTGGACAATCCCACGGCTGATGAGCTTGCGACCTGGATTGCTCGTTCGGGGCTGCCGGTGCGGCGCTTCTTTAATTCGTCGGGCATGAAATATCGAGAGCTGGGCCTGAAGGCGCGTCTGGATGCGGGCATGACGGATCGGGAGTGCTACGAGCTGCTGGCGACCGACGGCATGCTGGTCAAGCGTCCGCTGCTGGTGGGCGACGACTTTGCGATTCCCGGCTTTAGGGAAGCGGCTTGGGCCGAGGCGTTGCTGTAG